Proteins encoded within one genomic window of Thunnus albacares chromosome 13, fThuAlb1.1, whole genome shotgun sequence:
- the LOC122995292 gene encoding transcriptional coactivator YAP1-like isoform X1 yields MDAHRGAPPAGQQVVHVRGDSQTELEALFIAVMDPNNPGRPPASLPMRMRKLPDSFFRQPDPRGHSRQASSDGGVCGSLTPHHVRAHSSPASLPVNSLSTQAADVAATPMIPDDVPLPHGWEMAKTPTGQRYFLNHLEKTTTWHDPRLSQLQSAAAQHPISGTPVHAHSLSNPAPTTQPQNINPETGPLPEGWEQAVTADGEVFYIDHINKNTSWVDPRLVQKMNPGILGMAMQQRQEKERLRCKQQMQITSQDAGGRNQMPGGMDHDRNAQTLVPSLDVRIRTPNHEPTLNGAHSRNESTDSGLSVSSLPRTSDHMLSSVDHMDTGDSGETSSMTLQESMPVLPMSEGEELMPCIPEGLSSDLLMDMETVLSGSHMDRDSLLTWL; encoded by the exons ATGGACGCGCACCGCGGCGCGCCTCCGGCCGGGCAGCAGGTCGTGCACGTCCGCGGGGACTCGCAGACGGAGCTGGAGGCCCTCTTCATAGCGGTGATGGACCCCAACAATCCGGGCAGACCGCCGGCCTCTCTGCCCATGAGGATGAGGAAACTGCCGGACTCCTTCTTCAGGCAGCCAGATCCTCGAGGCCACTCCAGACaa GCCAGTTCGGATGGAGGTGTGTGCGGTTCCCTCACTCCTCATCACGTCCGCGCCCATTCCTCCCCTGCCTCCCTCCCAGTCAATTCCCTCTCCACTCAAGCGGCCGATGTAGCAGCGACGCCAATGATACCTGACGATGTGCCACTCCCCCACGGTTGGGAAATGGCCAAAACGCCTACTGGCCAACGATACTTCCTCAA tcacCTGGAAAAGACAACCACTTGGCACGACCCCCGTCTCTCGCAGCTTCAATCGGCTGCAGCCCAGCATCCTATCTCTGGCACTCCAGTCCATGCCCACTCCCTCAGCAACCCAGCACCCACCACGCAACCACAAAACATCAATCCAGAGACAG GTCCACTGCCTGAAGGCTGGGAGCAGGCTGTGACTGCAGATGGAGAGGTGTTCTACATCGATCACATAAATAAGAACACCTCATGGGTCGACCCGCGTCTAG TCCAGAAGATGAACCCTGGCATCCTTGGCATGGCAATGCAGCAAAGACAGGAAAAGGAACGACTCAGATGCAAACAACAGATGCAAATCACAtcacag GACGCTGGAGGAAGGAACCAGATGCCTGGTGGGATGGACCATGACAGGAACGCACAGACGCTTGTCCCGTCTCTGGATGTCAGGATCCGAACCCCGAACCACGAACCTACACTTAACGG CGCTCACTCTCGCAATGAGAGCACTGACAGTGGCCTGAGCGTCAGCAGCTTACCACGCACGTCGGACCACATGTTGAGCTCTGTGGATCACATGGACactg GTGACTCTGGCGAAACCTCTTCGATGACCCTGCAAGAGTCAATGCCTGTCCTCCCAATGTCTGAGGGCGAGGAGCTAATGCCCTGCATCCCTGAAGGTCTGAGTTCAGACCTCCTGATGGACATGGAGACCGTTCTCTCTGGCTCGCATATGGACAGAGACAGCCTGCTCACCTGGCTATAG
- the birc2 gene encoding baculoviral IAP repeat-containing protein 2, with the protein METLVQLKNNQFLMGLCRNGPPPDLQYDNSSELFRISTFARFPASGVTERSLARAGWFYTGVGDRVQCFRCNVTAEGWQAGDCPTEKHRQLSPSCSFIQSLPSTANLLSSSHSAFSPLRIAPAIPISGPGPAAPNPTVNQSEEPVGYLNMGFSAPPPSSPLSSRGVEDMSHQRPTCHNPSMRREQDRLDSFHAWTLSIITPGELAKAGFYYLGQGDRVACFSCGGQLSNWEPGDRAVSEHQRHYPNCRFVRGDRADNVSLAGAAGAASGAVTSQMSAGAPALSNVSNPAMQQSEERLLTFVNWPARIPVRPDQLAKAGFYYVGRNDDVKCFCCDGGLRCWESGDDPWVEHAKWFPRCEYLLQEKGQDFVHQIQARFPRLFEQLLTNGDSSSREFVDPPVVHLGPGEERSEDAVMMNTPVIKSALEMGFERSLVKQTVQSKILTSGENYRTVQELVSDLLSAEDQKREEEREMLAEAMASDGFTFVKRHQAALIQRLKSVEPVLEHLREQNVLSAEDYSGLQAQTTAQQQTAKLIELVLTKGNAAAEVFRNWIQKNDVHLLRDLMAQSNEAASPSQDLSDLPMEEQLRRLQEERTCKVCMDKEVNIVFIPCGHLVVCKECAPSLRKCPICRGLVKGTVRTFLS; encoded by the exons ATGGAAACTCTTGTTCAACTCAAAAACAACCAATTTTTGATGGGGCTGTGTCGCAACGGGCCTCCACCTGACCTGCAGTATGATAACTCCTCAG AGCTCTTCCGCATCTCCACCTTTGCTCGTTTCCCAGCTTCAGGGGTCACAGAGAGAAGTCTGGCGAGGGCGGGTTGGTTCTACACCGGCGTGGGCGACAGGGTGCAGTGTTTCAGGTGTAATGTGACTGCAGAGGGCTGGCAGGCAGGAGACTGTCcgacagagaaacacagacagctCTCTCCTTCCTGCTCCTTCATCCAAAGCCTCCCTTCTACAGCCAACCTGCTCTCCTCCTCACACTCCGCCTTCTCTCCTCTGCGCATCGCCCCAGCTATACCA aTTTCTGGTCCAGGTCCAGCTGCTCCTAACCCGACAGTAAACCAAAGCGAAGAGCCAGTCGGCTACCTAAACATGGGCTTCTCCGCTCCACCGCCCTCCAGCCCACTAAGCTCTCGAGGCGTGGAAGACATGTCTCACCAGAGACCGACGTGCCACAACCCCAGCATGCGCAGAGAGCAGGACCGCCTCGACTCCTTTCACGCCTGGACGCTCTCCATCATCACCCCTGGTGAGCTCGCCAAGGCGGGATTCTACTACCTGGGCCAGGGTGACCGAGTGGCCTGCTTCAGCTGTGGAGGACAG TTGAGTAACTGGGAGCCAGGCGACAGAGCCGTGTCTGAACACCAGAGGCATTATCCGAATTGTCGTTTTGTCCGGGGGGACAGAGCCGACAACGTGTCGCTGGCCGGAGCTGCGGGGGCTGCGTCTGGAGCAGTAACCTCCCAAATGTCAGCAGGAGCTCCAGCCCTCAGTAACGTGTCCAACCCCGCCATGCAGCAGAGCGAAGAGAGGTTGCTCACCTTTGTCAACTGGCCAGCTCGAATCCCCGTCCGGCCTGACCAGCTGGCTAAAGCTGGCTTCTACTATGTTG GTCGTAACGATGACGTCAAGTGTTTCTGCTGCGATGGAGGCCTGCGGTGCTGGGAGTCTGGAGATGATCCCTGGGTGGAACACGCTAAATGGTTTCCTCG GTGTGAATATTTGCTCCAGGAGAAGGGACAAGACTTTGTTCACCAGATTCAGGCTCGTTTTCCTCGGCTGTTTGAGCAG CTTTTAACAAATGGAGACAGCAGCTCCAGAGAGTTTGTGGATCCACCTG TGGTTCACCTTGGTCCAGGAGAGGAGCGTTCTGAGGATGCCGTCATGATGAACACTCCTGTGATTAAATCGGCTTTAGAGATGGGTTTTGAGCGCAGTTTAGTAAAGCAGACGGTCCAGAGCAAGATCCTGACCAGTGGAGAGAACTACAGAACAGTCCAGGAGCTGGTCTCAGACCTGCTGAGTGCAGAGGAccagaaaagagaagaagagcgAGAGATGCTCGCAGAGGCAATGGCATCAG ATGGTTTCACCTTTGTGAAGAGACACCAAGCAGCGTTGATCCAGCGCCTGAAGAGTGTTGAACCAGTTTTGGAGCATTTAAGAGAGCAAAATGTGTTAT CTGCCGAGGACTACAGTGGTCTTCAGGCTCAGACAACAGCGCAGCAGCAAACCGCCAAGCTGATAGAGCTCGTCCTCACCAAGGGCAACGCTGCAGCCGAGGTCTTCCGCAACTGGATCCAGAAAAATGACGTCCACTTGCTCCGAGATCTCATGG ccCAGTCAAATGAAGCTGCGTCACCAAGCCAAGATCTTTCAG atcTCCCCATGGAGGAGCAGCTGCGGCGCCTGCAGGAGGAGCGTACTTGTAAAGTGTGTATGGATAAAGAGGTCAACATTGTCTTCATCCCATGTGGACACCTGGTGGTGTGCAAGGAGTGTGCGCCATCACTGCGAAAGTGCCCAATCTGCAGAGGCCTGGTTAAAGGCACTGTCCGAACATTCCTATCATAA
- the rpl23a gene encoding 60S ribosomal protein L23a, giving the protein MHYTAGNPVQSSFLNMAPKVKKEAVPAKTEAKSKALKAKKAVLKGVHSQRKKKMRTSPTFRRPKTLRLRRQPKYPRKSAPRRNKLDHYAIIKFPLTTESAMKKIEDNNTLVFIVDVKANKHQIKHAVKKLYDIDVAKVNTLIRPDGEKKAYVRLAPDYDALDVANKIGII; this is encoded by the exons ATGCATTATACTGCAGGAAACCCCGTCCAGTCTTCCTTTCTCAACATGGCACCGAAGGTGAAGAAGGAAG CTGTCCCTGCCAAGACTGAGGCCAAGTCAAAGGCCCTGAAGGCCAAGAAGGCTGTGCTCAAAGGCGTACACAgccagaggaagaagaaaatgaggacTTCTCCCACCTTCCGTCGCCCTAAAACCCTCCGTCTCCGCAGGCAGCCCAAGTATCCTCGCAAGAGTGCTCCTCGCAGGAACAA gttGGACCACTATGCCATCATCAAGTTCCCCTTGACAACAGAGTCCGCCATGAAGAAAATTGAAGACAACAACACACTTGTGTTCATTGTGGACGTCAAGGCAAACAAACACCAGATCAAACACGCAGTCAAGAAGCTGTACGACATCGATGTCGCCAAAGTCAACACACTCATCAG GCCCGATGGTGAGAAGAAGGCGTACGTTCGTCTCGCACCAGATTATGATGCGTTGGATGTTGCTAACAAG ATTGGCATCATCTAA
- the LOC122995292 gene encoding transcriptional coactivator YAP1-like isoform X2, with protein sequence MDAHRGAPPAGQQVVHVRGDSQTELEALFIAVMDPNNPGRPPASLPMRMRKLPDSFFRQPDPRGHSRQASSDGGVCGSLTPHHVRAHSSPASLPVNSLSTQAADVAATPMIPDDVPLPHGWEMAKTPTGQRYFLNHLEKTTTWHDPRLSQLQSAAAQHPISGTPVHAHSLSNPAPTTQPQNINPETVQKMNPGILGMAMQQRQEKERLRCKQQMQITSQDAGGRNQMPGGMDHDRNAQTLVPSLDVRIRTPNHEPTLNGAHSRNESTDSGLSVSSLPRTSDHMLSSVDHMDTGDSGETSSMTLQESMPVLPMSEGEELMPCIPEGLSSDLLMDMETVLSGSHMDRDSLLTWL encoded by the exons ATGGACGCGCACCGCGGCGCGCCTCCGGCCGGGCAGCAGGTCGTGCACGTCCGCGGGGACTCGCAGACGGAGCTGGAGGCCCTCTTCATAGCGGTGATGGACCCCAACAATCCGGGCAGACCGCCGGCCTCTCTGCCCATGAGGATGAGGAAACTGCCGGACTCCTTCTTCAGGCAGCCAGATCCTCGAGGCCACTCCAGACaa GCCAGTTCGGATGGAGGTGTGTGCGGTTCCCTCACTCCTCATCACGTCCGCGCCCATTCCTCCCCTGCCTCCCTCCCAGTCAATTCCCTCTCCACTCAAGCGGCCGATGTAGCAGCGACGCCAATGATACCTGACGATGTGCCACTCCCCCACGGTTGGGAAATGGCCAAAACGCCTACTGGCCAACGATACTTCCTCAA tcacCTGGAAAAGACAACCACTTGGCACGACCCCCGTCTCTCGCAGCTTCAATCGGCTGCAGCCCAGCATCCTATCTCTGGCACTCCAGTCCATGCCCACTCCCTCAGCAACCCAGCACCCACCACGCAACCACAAAACATCAATCCAGAGACAG TCCAGAAGATGAACCCTGGCATCCTTGGCATGGCAATGCAGCAAAGACAGGAAAAGGAACGACTCAGATGCAAACAACAGATGCAAATCACAtcacag GACGCTGGAGGAAGGAACCAGATGCCTGGTGGGATGGACCATGACAGGAACGCACAGACGCTTGTCCCGTCTCTGGATGTCAGGATCCGAACCCCGAACCACGAACCTACACTTAACGG CGCTCACTCTCGCAATGAGAGCACTGACAGTGGCCTGAGCGTCAGCAGCTTACCACGCACGTCGGACCACATGTTGAGCTCTGTGGATCACATGGACactg GTGACTCTGGCGAAACCTCTTCGATGACCCTGCAAGAGTCAATGCCTGTCCTCCCAATGTCTGAGGGCGAGGAGCTAATGCCCTGCATCCCTGAAGGTCTGAGTTCAGACCTCCTGATGGACATGGAGACCGTTCTCTCTGGCTCGCATATGGACAGAGACAGCCTGCTCACCTGGCTATAG
- the ddx52 gene encoding probable ATP-dependent RNA helicase DDX52: MLISAAWIRTDHAAVEMDAFELFRKLGAGAKFDLKRFGQDASRFKAVRSQGGEATDPFSAIDYFGSTNGAQSSTTGLEEEDDGGEEEEEEVGSESGEAGGKRKRKDEERDVRTKKKKTKRKQVQVEAGGGDLQKNTEGSGITWTSALDRKIQNLPNDGKEQSSLKRLKHLHQEKVNRIRSQHRINVHGCDVPDPVCTFEELQSEYRLNPRVIHNLKDAGLNSPTPIQMQAIPLMMHSRELLACAPTGSGKTLAFCLPLLAHLQQPANLGFRAVIISPTRELASQTYRELLRLSEGVGFRVHIIDKASLAAKKYGPQSNKKYDILVSTPNRLVFLLKQDPPALDLSSVEWLVVDESDKLFEDGKSGFREQLATVFLACSGSKVRRAFFSATCTSDVEQWCRLNLDNLVSVNIGHRNTAVETVEQQLLFVGAEEGKLVAMRDIIKKGFLPPMLVFVQSIERARELFHELVYEGINVDVIHADRTQQQRDNVVNSFRSGKIWVLICTALLARGIDFKGVNLVLNYDFPTSAVEYIHRIGRTGRAGHQGKAITFFTENDKPLLRSIANVIKQAGCPVPDYMIGFKKIHSKVKRRLEKKPPKRSTICTTPRFLMKKKHNMQKKGKKPAAGGEQKGENGPQTTEQQLKGEKSTKGQGLKKKNKLQKGGGTEKHKKTSQKTGSNSSGAKMKTKKKKNKPQED, translated from the exons ATGTTGATTAGTGCTGCCTGGATCCGGACGGACCACGCTGCTGTAGAGATGGACGCCTTCGAGTTATTTCGGAAACTCGGAGCAGGAGCTAAATTTGACCTGAAGAGGTTTGGTCAAGACGCCAGTCGGTTCAAG GCTGTGAGGTCTCAGGGAGGAGAAGCAACAGATCCTTTCTCTGCGATCGATTACTTTGGATCAACCAATGGAGCCCAGAGCAGTACTACaggactggaggaggaggatgatggaggagaggaggaggaggaagaggtgggaAGTGAAAGTGGAGAAGCTGGAGGCAAAAGGAAGCgaaaggatgaagagagagacgtgaggacaaagaagaaaaagacgaAAAGAAAGCAGGTGCAGGTGGAAG CTGGAGGCGGCGACCTACAGAAAAACACGGAGGGGAGCGGCATCACGTGGACCTCCGCGTTGGACAGAAAGATCCAAAATCTGCCGAATGACGGGAAGGAGCAGTCCTCGCTGAAGAGGCTGAAGCATCTTCATCAGGAAAAG GTGAACCGTATTCGCTCTCAACATCGTATAAATGTGCACGGCTGCGACGTACCAGACCCCGTGTGCACGTTCGAGGAGCTGCAGTCTGAGTATCGCCTCAACCCGCGTGTCATTCACAACCTTAAAGACGCAGGACTGAACTCCCCAACGCCTATACAGATGCAGGCAATACCTCTCATGATGCAC agTCGGGAGCTCCTGGCCTGCGCTCCTACAGGATCAGGGAAGACTTTGGCTTTCTGTCTCCCGTTGCTCGCCCACCTGCAGCAGCCCGCTAACCTGGGCTTCAGAGCTGTGATCATCTCCCCAACCAGAGAGCTGGCCagccag ACGTACAGGGAGCTGCTCCGCCTGTCAGAGGGAGTCGGATTTCGAGTGCACATCATAGACAAAGCTTCCTTGGCAGCCAAGAAATATGGACCACagtcaaacaaaaaatatg ATATACTCGTCAGTACTCCAAACAGACTCGTCTTCCTCCTCAAGCAGGATCCTCCAGCGCTTGACCTCAGCAG TGTGGAGTGGCTGGTGGTCGATGAGTCTGATAAGCTGTTTGAGGACGGTAAGTCGGGCTTCAGGGAGCAGCTCGCCACAGTTTTTCTGGCCTGCTCCGGCTCAAAGGTGCGCAGGGCTTTCTTCAGCGCCACCTGCACATCTGACGTGGAACAGTGGTGCCGTCTGAACCTCGACAACCTGGTTTCTGTCAACATCGGACACAG AAATACGGCTGTCGAGACGGTggaacagcagctgctgtttgtcGGAGCAGAGGAAGGCAAACTGGTGGCCATGAGggacatcattaaaaaa GGTTTCCTGCCTCCCATGCTGGTGTTTGTTCAGTCTATAGAACGAGCACGAGAGCTTTTCCACGAGCTGGTCTACGAAGGCATCAATGTAGACGTCATCCACGCAGACCGCACACAGCAGCAG AGGGACAACGTAGTGAACAGTTTCCGCTCTGGTAAGATCTGGGTGTTGATCTGCACGGCTCTGCTCGCCAGAGGAATCGACTTCAAAGGAGTCAACCTAGTGTTGAACTACGACTTCCCCACCAGTGCTGTGGAGTACATCCACCGGATTG GTCGTACCGGCAGAGCTGGACATCAGGGGAAAGCCATCACCTTCTTCACAGAGAATGACAAACCACTGCTGCGCAG CATCGCTAATGTTATAAAACAAGCTGGCTGTCCTGTACCAGACTACATGATCGGCTTCAAGAAGATACACAG CAAAGTGAAGCGGAGACTTGAGAAGAAACCCCCCAAGAGAAGCACCATTTGCACAACTCCTCGCTTCTtaatgaagaagaaacacaacatgcaGAAGAAGGGAAAGAAGCCGGCAGCGGGTGGAGAACAGAAAGGAGAAAATGGACCTCAGACTACAGAACAACAgctgaaaggagaaaagagCACAAAAGGACAGggactgaagaaaaaaaataaattgcagaAAGGAGGAggtacagaaaaacacaagaagacaTCACAGAAAACTGGATCAAATTCCTCTGGAGCCAAGATGAAAAC gaaaaagaagaaaaataagcCACAAGAGGACTGA